The sequence below is a genomic window from Clostridia bacterium.
AATCCCATTCGCGTTTCTTTTCGACCCTCCGCTGCTGATGCAGGGAGTATGGTGGGAGATTGCCCTGAGGTTTGCTACGACGCTGGTGGGAGCAGTGGCGTTCGCCGGCGCCGCCACCGGATGGTTTGGGAAGAAGCTGGGATGGTTGCACCGGGCGCTATTCTTCGTGGCATTTGGCCTCGTAATAGCTCCAGGATGGACGACGACGATCATTGGACTTGCGCTCACAGCTGCGCTTTGGCTCGTTCAGCACTACTTGAACTTGCGCGGCGTTGGTGAGAGTCCAACTGCATAAGGAGGATATACCAGTGACTAAGTGCAAGGACAAACTAGTAAGGCCCGTGGGTTCGTGGGTCGCGGTGATAACGCCATTCACAGCTGATGACCGCGTTGACATGGAGGGATTCCGCAAGTTAGTCGACTTCCACGTTGGCAACGGAAGTGATGGACTGATCTTCCTAGGCTCCACAGGCGAAGCCACCTCGCTATCCATTGACGAGAAGCGCGAAATAGTGGCCTCCATGGCTCCTTACTGCCAGGGCAAGATACCTGCATTCTTCGGTGTCACGTGCCCCACGACGCGCGACACCGTGAAGCTGGCTGAGTACGCCGAGGACAATGGCGCAGACGGCGTCATGATGGTGGTTCCGCCTTATATCTCGCCTCCGCAGGAAGCAATCTATGAGTACTTTGCTACAGTAGCCAGATCCGTATCAATCGGCGTTGCGCTTTACAACAACCCGAGCAGGGTCATTGTCAACATCGATCCAGAGACGGTTGTGCGTCTGTCTGAGATGCCCAACATCGTGGCCGACAAGGAGGCCATGGGCAACGTCAGTCAGCTCGCTGAGGTGATGAACGGGACCAAGGGCAGGATGAATCTTCTCTGTTGTGATTTTCCCAAGTACTCTATCATCATACCTACCCTGGCATTGGGAGGGCACGGGACTGCGAACGTATCTGGGAATATCATTCCCCGAGAGATGGCAGAGATGTCGCGTCCTTGGAGCTCATGGGATGACATAGGACGCACACGCAGGTTGTTCACTCAGTATACGCCTATCATGAAGGCCTGCTACTCGGTTACGAATCCAGTGTCCGTGAAGGCCGCCATGGAGATACTAGGTCTCCCCGCTGGCAAGCCGCGGCTTCCCCTCCTTCCCATGCATGGAGAGAAGCTCGAGGCTCTGAGGCAGCTTCTTGACGGATTCCAGCTCCGTGAGGAATACGGACTATAGTGCCAATAGGCTGCAACAAGGAGGCGTAGTGATGTCGGAACAGAGATCACTTCACGGCCCAGAGCTGATGGTTCTGAGGCTTAACGCTGGTGAGGATCTATTCTCTGAGCTGAGGTCGTTCGTAATCGACGGAGACTGGAAAGAGGTAGTGATCATGGGCGCCGCGGGCTCCTTCGACAAGGCCGTGGTGTGCTACCCCAAGGGGGCCACCCTGCCTCCGGTAGTAGAGCGGAAAGAGCTAGATGGCGTGTTCGAGATATCATCGCTTTCGGGGAACGCACGTCGTCTTAATGACGGGAGTGTCCATGTCCATATTCACGGCTCGTTCGCGGAGAATGGCGTCAGGGTGTATGGAGGCGCCATTGGAGAAGGCGCCAGGATATTCAAAATGGCGGATCTGTTCCTACTGGGAACGCGATAGCACCGGTCAATTCGGGAGGTCGCACTGTGAAGGCTGAGATCAGGAATGTTGATGGCCTTACGATGATGGGGAGAGCCGACAGCAACCACTGGGTGGTCATGGACGCCAGTGAAGATCACAATGGCGCAGGGGCTGGCGCAACTCCGATGGAGTTTGTCCTGATGGCGCTCGGAGGGTGCCTTGCCATGACAGTCAAGTCACTGCTCAGCAAGAAGAGGCTCGACGTCGGACAGATGACCGTGGAACTCGACGCACAGACCGCGGGTGAGAATCCGCATGTGTTCACAAGCGTGGATGTGCTGCTCCGCTTTCGCGGCGGGCAACTCACTGGCGACGATGTGGCTTGGGCAGTGGATCTTGCACGCAAGAAGTACTGCCCGGTAGACGCCATGATCGAGCGGACTGCCCAGGTGAACTGCTCTTGGGATGTGGAGGTCTAGCAGGGTCAACCAGTGGCCCGCGACGGGCACAACGCACGTAGCTGGACATAAAGGAAAGGGCGGCGCGGTGGCGCCGCCCTTCGCCTTGTTCCTGTGGTTGTTCGGGCGAGCGGTCGCGGGCGGCGGGGCAGGATTCTCATTTTTGAGCGAAAGAGCGGGTGGAGATTCTCATCCGTGAGGATTTTCCGGCGGCTTGCGCTCAAAAATGGGAAACTCCGCCTGGCCCGAGGGCGCGCGCGATCGGGATGCCATTGAGGCGCGACTGAATGCAGCCATGGATCGCCAGCGCAAGGATGCCCGCGGCGGGCACAACGCGCGTAGCTGGGCGTAAAGGAAAGGCGGCACGGCGGCGCCGCCTACCTCGTATGGTCTCGTGGTTGTCCGGGCGAGCGGTCGCGGGCGGCGAGGCAGGATTCTCATTTTTGAGCGAAAGGACAGGTGGAGATTCTCATCCGTGAGGATTTTCCGGCGGTTCGCGCTCAAAAATGGGAAACTCCGCCTCGCCCGAGGGCGCGCGCGATCGGGATGCCATCGAGGCAGGACTGAATGCAGCCATGGATCGCCAGTGCAAGGATGCCCGCGGCGGGCACGACGCGCGTAGCTGGGCGTAAAGGAAAGGGCGGCGCGGTGGCGCCGCCTACCTCGTATGGTCTCGTGGTTGTCCGGGCGAGCGGTCGCGGGCGGCGGGGCAGGATTCTCATTTTTGGGTGAAACGGCGGGTGCAGATTCTCATTCGTGAGGATTTTCCGGCGGTTCGCGCTCAAAAATGGGAAACTCCGCCTCGCCCGAGGGCGCGCGCGATCGGGATGCCATTGAGGCGCGACTGAATGCAGCCATGGATCGCCAGTGCAAGGATGCCTGCGGCGGGCACGACGCGCGTAGCTGGATGTGGAGGATACCCTTCGAGGATCGCGGGAATCAACGACGCAAGGTGCGCATTGGCGGCCGCAAATCGGAGTATGGGGCCCCATCCGGCAGTTAGGGTCACGGATGCGACGGAAATCTCCACGCTGCGTCTGATAGCTATCTGTAAGACCATTTGCATAAACATGCACAGTCAAAGTATAATCATTGATATTGCCCCAGATGATCTGAGGAGGCTATTCATATGTTGTCTTCCGCTGGCAAAGTCAAGAAAGTGGTGCTGGCCTATTCTGGAGGATTGGATACATCGGTAGCTATCAAGTGGTTGCAGGAAAGCTACGGAGCTGAAGTTTTGGCGCTGGCCGTGGATGTTGGAGCCAAGAAGGACTTGGATGTGATACAGAAGAAGGCATTGGCTGTAGGAGCAGTCAAATCCCTCGTGGCCGATGCTCGGAAGTCCTTTGTGCTGGACTATGTATACCCGTGCTTGAAGGCAAACGCCATGTACGAAGGGAAGTACCCCCTGACTGCCGCGATTTCCCGCCCTCTGATCTCCAAACTTCTCGTGGAGATGGCTCATCAGGAGTGCGCCGACGCTGTCGCCCATGGGTGCACTGGCAAGGGCAATGACCAGGTCAGGTTCGACGTGTCGATCCAGGCGCTCGATCCGTCGCTCGCCATCATTGCGCCGGTGCGCGAGTGGCCTATGTCGCGCGAGAAGGAGATCGAGTACGCAGAGGCCAACAACATCCCGGTTCCAGTCACAGTGAAGAGCCCCTACAGTGTGGACGAGAATCTCTGGGGACGCAGTGCAGAGTGCGGCGTTCTCGAAGACCCGTGGGTTGAACCGCCGGCCGACGCATACGCCATGACCACCGATCCCAGCCAGGCGCCTGATGAGCCCGAATACCTGGACATCGATTTCGAACATGGCGTTCCCGTGCGCATAGATGGCGAGGCCATGGACCCGGTGGACATGATCGAGGCTCTGAACGTCACTGCAGGCAGGCATGGCGTTGGCCGCCTTGACATGGTCGAGAACCGGCTGGTTGGGATAAAGTCGAGAGAGATCTACGAAGCGCCTGCGGCCACAGTGCTGATCGCGGCGCACCAGGATCTCGAGACCCTCACCATGCCCAGGGAGACACTCCACTTCAAGAAACTCGTCGAGCAGAAATACTCGGAGGTTGTGTATTTCGGCCTATGGTATTCGCCGCTCCGCGATTCGCTGGATGCTTTCATTGATAGCACACAGAAATCCGTCAGCGGGACTGTCAAGGTGAAGCTATACAGGGGAACATGTACTGTGGTCGGGCGCCGCTCTCCTCATTCCTTATATGATTATTCATTGGCCACCTACGACAAGGGCGACCGATTCGACCATTCCGCAGCGGTAGGATTCATCAATGTCTGGGGTCTCCCCACGAAGGTGGCACGCCAGGCCGAGAGAAGAACGGCCTCGGGGACGTGCACTACGAACAACGGCGTCGGGGGGAGCGCCGAATGAAGCTCTGGCAGGGCAGAACGGATGGACGCGTTGACGAGTTGGTCAACACGCTGACCACATCCCTGCCGTTCGATGTTCGTCTGTTTCGAGAGGATATCGAGGGCAGCATCGCGCATGCCCGGATGCTTGGGTTCACTGAGATAATCCGCCCCGAGGAATCATCGGAAATCATCGCTGGCCTAGAGTGCATCCTTGCCCAGATGGAGAATGGGTCGTTTGAGTTTGAGCAAGACGATGAGGACATCCATACGGCCGTGGAGCGGGCGCTGATTGCCGCCATCGGCGAGGCTGGCAAGAAACTACACACCGGCCGAAGCCGGAACGACCAGGTTGCGCTGGACATGCGCCTATGGTGTTTGCGCCGGATTGCCGCGATCCAGGATTCCATAAAGAAACTTCAGACCGTGCTTGTGGATCTCTCCGGGCAGCACGTGACTACGATTATGCCAGGCTACACTCACCTGCAGCACGCACAACCTGTAACGCTGGGGCATCATCTCATGGCTTACTTTTGGATGCTCCAGCGAGACTGGACGCGTTTGGCTGACTGCCGATTCCGCACCGACGTAATGCCGCTCGGCGTCGGCGCGCTGGCCGGCACTGCCTACCCACTTGACAGAGAGTTCGTCAAACGGGAACTAGGCTTCTTCCGCATCAGCGAGAACAGCCTCGATACCGTGGCGGACCGGGATTTCGTCATCGAGCTAGTGTCTGCATGCACTCTCATCATGACCCATCTCTCGCGCCTCTGTGAGGAACTCGTGCTGTGGTCGACATGGGAGTTCAGATTCGTCGAGCTAGAGGATGAGTACACGACAGGTTCCAGTATGATGCCTCAGAAGAAGAACCCCGATGCGGCCGAGTTGATCCGGGGGAAAACCGGCCGAGTCACGGGCGACCTCATGTCGCTTCTTATGACTATGAAAGCATTGCCGCTCGCATACAACCGAGACATGCAGGAGGACAAGGAAAGGCTATTCGACGCCTCCGATACTGTGCTAGCTTCACTCGGAGTCATGTCCTCAATGCTTGCCACCGCCCACTTCAGAGGTGAAAGAATGGCAAGAGCGGCGTCTGCCGGTTACACTCTGGCCACCGATGTCGCGGATTTTCTAGTGGGGAAGGGCATGCCATTCCGCGATGCTCATCACCTGGTCGGGCAGATCGTCCGCGATTGTGCTGCACAGGGCATTGAGCTGGAGGAGCTCACCGTCGAAGAGTGGTCCGGCTACTCCCCGCTTCTCGACTCGGCCATCACCGGAGTGCTGAACGCAGATCACGCCGTTGCTCGCAGATGTGTGCCTGGCGGTCCTGCGCCCGAGGAAGTGATGGATCAGATTGCCTGCGCAAGGGCCATCCTGTCGGCCCGCCCCTGCTTTCTTGTCTCCAAAGGGATATCCTCGATGATTGCCTCGAGGGTCACGTGGCCCCGCCCATAAGTTAGCGGCGTTCCATCGCCATTCTCCTGGATATCAGCTCGTCCGGGCGTTCGCCCTGGAACTATCCCTCATAATACGCGATGAGCCAGTATCGGCTCTCGATGTGTCAGTCCAGGCGCAGGCACTCAAGGCATTTGAGGATCTGCGCCTGGACTGACATATCTCTTCATCTGCATAAGTCGGAGCCAACCATGCCCTCCTCGGGCTTCACCCATGAGATCGGATACGCGCTTTTCGAGTACAAATAGTCTCTTCCGAAGAAGGAGTCTGCATGGGAGCGTAGAATATCCAGTGGCCGGCACAATTGTGCCGCACAAACGTGCAAATGCTAGCATAGGCTTGCTGTGGGAGTGTGCCTTATGGGTTTCGACAAGCGCCTGCTCTATGAAGTGGCCCGTCGCTATTACGAACTGGCCATAACCCAAGAAGAGATAGCTCTCAGCCTTGGCATATCTCGTAGCCAGGTGTCGAGAGCCATCAAGCAGGCGCGCGACGAGGGAATGGTGATCATAAAGGTTATCGGGCCTGGCCTCGATTTCACCGACATCCAGGCAGAGATGTGCGCACGGTTTGGACTCCGCGAGGCCGTTGTTGTATCTGGCGAGGGTGGGCCATCTCAGCTGCTCACGCAGAACCTGGGCGTGGCGGGCGCAAGATATGTGGTCGAGTCTTTGGAGCCTGGAACCGTCATAGGTGTGTCATGGGGCGCGACTCTGCGGGAGTTGGCGGTGGCGCTTGTCGATGCCAGGGGCGCCGCCCGGGATGTCGTCGTCATTCCGCTGCTTGGAGGGCTTGGTCAGGCGAGTGCGGACCTCCAGGTGAACGATATCGCCTCCCGAGTAGCAAGCGCGCTCGGAGGGACGCATCACTACCTTCACGCACCATCCTTCGTCGATACGCCCGAGGCCCGGGCTACGATCATGGCTGACAGCAATATCAAAACAGTAGCCGACATGTGGGCCACCGTGGACATGGCGGTGGTTGGAATCGGATGCCTCATCCGTCCATCCACCCTCATTGAAGAAGGCGGATTCCCCGAAAGCGACCTAGAGCTGCTCGAGCGCAAGGGAACAGTGGGAGACATGTGCATGAGGTTCTTCAACAGCAAAGGGGAACCTGTCGATACATCGCTGGATGAGCGGATCATCGGAGTCGGTCTCGAGCAACTCAGGCGGATCAAGTGCGTGGTGGCAGTATCAGGAGGTGTTAATAAGGCGCGTGCGATCCTCGGAGCACTAAGAACAGGTGTAGTGGATGTGCTCGTAACTGATGACATCACCGCTCGTAAGGTGTTGGATGCAGCGCAGCAGGGGCAGTAGGCTCAGCAGGGACAAGTAGGCTCAGTGGCCGCAGCAGGCGCCGGACACAGGTCCCGGCGAACTATCATCTCCATAAGGTCATCTCTACAAGAGGAGGAACGAAATATGCCGCTCGGACAGGGCGCCTTAGGATTAGGCGTATCGTATGCACTAGCCCTTGGTTACTTGGTGCTCATGTGGTTTTTCGGGAGCATTCTCACGAAGCAGTATCCTACTGAGCAGAAAGTTGCCTGGGACACGCGGACAATCGCCCGCGTGACTATTCTAGCTGCTGTATCAGGCGCAGGGGCAATGATCAAGATCCCGGGTCCCGCCACCACAATTGCGTTGGATGCAGCTGCAGGCTATTTCGCGGCTGCGTTTTTCGGATGGCCCGTTGGAGCTACTGTGGCCGCCATTGGATGCTTCCTTGCCAACGCCCTAGGAGGCTTTGCAAGCTGGCTTCCAATGGTAGTTGTGTACATTTCCGGAATGGCGCTCACAGTCACCCTGGCAGTGTTTGTTGCGAAGAAGGTCAATATCGTAGCTGCCATCGTGGTGGGCACTATAGTGAACACCCTGACATGCCTCGGCCCATGGGCCATTATGGTCGGGCCGACACTCATGATTGCCCTCTTGCCTTCACAGATAATTGGATCTGCCGTGAACGCAATAGTGGGGTTGACTGTGGCTGTGGCGCTCAAGGGCGCCCAGAACCGTAAGAGGCCCGAGTCGGTCGACTGACAAGCCCCTAGAAGAACCCAGCGAAGATCAAGGCGAGAGGTGTTCCATTTGGCCGCTACGATCATCTCACTCAAGGATGTCGCGTTCAACTACAAAGGATTCAAACGCCATGCTCTCGACGGCGTCTCAATCGATGTGAAACAGGGTGAATGCGTGGCTATCCTCGGTCCTACCGGCGCCGGGAAGAGCACGCTTGCATGTGTTCTGAACGGTACGGCGCCCTTGTTCGCGGAGGGCAACCTCACCGGCGAAGTGAGCGTCGACGGCATGGTTCCGTCACAGGTGGGCACCGCCAGAATGGCCTCAAGGGTCGGGCTGGTCTTTGGCGACCCCGATGCTCAGCTCTTTGGGATGACTGTTGAGGAGGATGTGGCTTTCGGGCCGTCCAACCTCGGCCTGGACTATGAAAGCATAATGGACAGAGTGAGCGCGTCCGTATCTGAGATGCGCCTCACCGGCCTGGAGAAGCGTGCTCCGCACAGGCTATCGGGCGGGCAGAAACAGGCAACGGCGATCGCTGGAGTATACGCGATGCTTCCGAAGATCATGGTCCTTGATGAACCCACGTCGATGCTCGATCCGGAGGGAAAGGCCAGAGTATTCGGGATTGTACAGAAGCTCAAGGAAGCACTCGGCGTAACTGTAGTTCTGATAGAGCAGGAGGTCGACGACATCCTGCAGTTGGCGGACAGGGTATTCGTTATGAGATCGGGCAAGTTCGCACTGTCGGGAAGCCCGCGCGAGGTTTTCAGCAGAGTCGACGAACTGAGGGCGGCTGGAGTCCGTGTTCCTCAGATGGTCGAGTTCGGCGGCCTGATTGGCGCCAAGGAGACGCCCTTCACTCTGGATGAGGCCGTGTCTACGGTGAGAAGGGGCGCCTGGACCGGCAGGGCCGTCGGCGCGCATGGCGTGAGACCACACGAGTCTGCCGCGCCACACGAGTCTGCTGCGCCTTCCGAGTCTGCTGCGCCTTCCGAGTCTGCCGCGCGTGCGGAGCCGTCCGGGCCCGCGGCGCCTGCCGCGCGTGGCGCGTCTGCCAAACCAGACAAGTCGGATGCCTTGGAAACCCCTGCCGTCCAGGCGATCGACGTTCAGTATAAGTATCCCATGGGCGCTGTTGCTCTCACTGGCGTTAATCTTGTAATTAGCCAGGGCGACTTCGTGGCCATTGTGGGGCAAAACGGAGCCGGAAAAACCACCCTCACCCGGCACTTCAACGGACTGCTCAAGCCCACCGCGGGTGATGTGCGCGTCTTCGGCAGGTCGTCGCGGGAGATGCACACGACTGAGCTGTGCCGAGTCGTGGGATACGTGTTCCAGAACCCAGATGAGCAGCTCTTCTGTACCAGCGTGGAAGAGGAGCTGAGATTCGGCCCTGGCAACATCGGGCTGGACCAGAAGGATACTGATCAATCGGTTGAGGAGATTCTGGCTGACATCGGCCTCGCGAAGTACAGGGATGTATGGCCAAAATACCTCACCAAGGGCGAAAGGCAGAGGCTTGCGCTTGCGTCGGTCGTGGCCATGAATCCGAAAGTCCTGATAGTAGATGAGCCCACAACCGGCCTCGACTGGGTTGAGTCTATTCAGATACTCGATTATCTCAGCAGACTGCGCACGGAACGCGGAAAGACGGTAATCATCATCACCCATGACATGAACGTGGTGAGCCTCTACGCGAGGAGAGTCGTCGTGATGGCCAACGGAAAGGTCGTCGGGGATGGCAGCCCCAGGGAAGTGTTCTCT
It includes:
- the dapA gene encoding 4-hydroxy-tetrahydrodipicolinate synthase, yielding MTKCKDKLVRPVGSWVAVITPFTADDRVDMEGFRKLVDFHVGNGSDGLIFLGSTGEATSLSIDEKREIVASMAPYCQGKIPAFFGVTCPTTRDTVKLAEYAEDNGADGVMMVVPPYISPPQEAIYEYFATVARSVSIGVALYNNPSRVIVNIDPETVVRLSEMPNIVADKEAMGNVSQLAEVMNGTKGRMNLLCCDFPKYSIIIPTLALGGHGTANVSGNIIPREMAEMSRPWSSWDDIGRTRRLFTQYTPIMKACYSVTNPVSVKAAMEILGLPAGKPRLPLLPMHGEKLEALRQLLDGFQLREEYGL
- a CDS encoding PPC domain-containing DNA-binding protein; translated protein: MSEQRSLHGPELMVLRLNAGEDLFSELRSFVIDGDWKEVVIMGAAGSFDKAVVCYPKGATLPPVVERKELDGVFEISSLSGNARRLNDGSVHVHIHGSFAENGVRVYGGAIGEGARIFKMADLFLLGTR
- a CDS encoding OsmC family protein, which codes for MKAEIRNVDGLTMMGRADSNHWVVMDASEDHNGAGAGATPMEFVLMALGGCLAMTVKSLLSKKRLDVGQMTVELDAQTAGENPHVFTSVDVLLRFRGGQLTGDDVAWAVDLARKKYCPVDAMIERTAQVNCSWDVEV
- a CDS encoding argininosuccinate synthase, with product MLSSAGKVKKVVLAYSGGLDTSVAIKWLQESYGAEVLALAVDVGAKKDLDVIQKKALAVGAVKSLVADARKSFVLDYVYPCLKANAMYEGKYPLTAAISRPLISKLLVEMAHQECADAVAHGCTGKGNDQVRFDVSIQALDPSLAIIAPVREWPMSREKEIEYAEANNIPVPVTVKSPYSVDENLWGRSAECGVLEDPWVEPPADAYAMTTDPSQAPDEPEYLDIDFEHGVPVRIDGEAMDPVDMIEALNVTAGRHGVGRLDMVENRLVGIKSREIYEAPAATVLIAAHQDLETLTMPRETLHFKKLVEQKYSEVVYFGLWYSPLRDSLDAFIDSTQKSVSGTVKVKLYRGTCTVVGRRSPHSLYDYSLATYDKGDRFDHSAAVGFINVWGLPTKVARQAERRTASGTCTTNNGVGGSAE
- the argH gene encoding argininosuccinate lyase; the protein is MKLWQGRTDGRVDELVNTLTTSLPFDVRLFREDIEGSIAHARMLGFTEIIRPEESSEIIAGLECILAQMENGSFEFEQDDEDIHTAVERALIAAIGEAGKKLHTGRSRNDQVALDMRLWCLRRIAAIQDSIKKLQTVLVDLSGQHVTTIMPGYTHLQHAQPVTLGHHLMAYFWMLQRDWTRLADCRFRTDVMPLGVGALAGTAYPLDREFVKRELGFFRISENSLDTVADRDFVIELVSACTLIMTHLSRLCEELVLWSTWEFRFVELEDEYTTGSSMMPQKKNPDAAELIRGKTGRVTGDLMSLLMTMKALPLAYNRDMQEDKERLFDASDTVLASLGVMSSMLATAHFRGERMARAASAGYTLATDVADFLVGKGMPFRDAHHLVGQIVRDCAAQGIELEELTVEEWSGYSPLLDSAITGVLNADHAVARRCVPGGPAPEEVMDQIACARAILSARPCFLVSKGISSMIASRVTWPRP
- a CDS encoding sugar-binding transcriptional regulator, yielding MGFDKRLLYEVARRYYELAITQEEIALSLGISRSQVSRAIKQARDEGMVIIKVIGPGLDFTDIQAEMCARFGLREAVVVSGEGGPSQLLTQNLGVAGARYVVESLEPGTVIGVSWGATLRELAVALVDARGAARDVVVIPLLGGLGQASADLQVNDIASRVASALGGTHHYLHAPSFVDTPEARATIMADSNIKTVADMWATVDMAVVGIGCLIRPSTLIEEGGFPESDLELLERKGTVGDMCMRFFNSKGEPVDTSLDERIIGVGLEQLRRIKCVVAVSGGVNKARAILGALRTGVVDVLVTDDITARKVLDAAQQGQ
- a CDS encoding ECF transporter S component, with translation MPLGQGALGLGVSYALALGYLVLMWFFGSILTKQYPTEQKVAWDTRTIARVTILAAVSGAGAMIKIPGPATTIALDAAAGYFAAAFFGWPVGATVAAIGCFLANALGGFASWLPMVVVYISGMALTVTLAVFVAKKVNIVAAIVVGTIVNTLTCLGPWAIMVGPTLMIALLPSQIIGSAVNAIVGLTVAVALKGAQNRKRPESVD
- a CDS encoding energy-coupling factor transporter ATPase, which gives rise to MAATIISLKDVAFNYKGFKRHALDGVSIDVKQGECVAILGPTGAGKSTLACVLNGTAPLFAEGNLTGEVSVDGMVPSQVGTARMASRVGLVFGDPDAQLFGMTVEEDVAFGPSNLGLDYESIMDRVSASVSEMRLTGLEKRAPHRLSGGQKQATAIAGVYAMLPKIMVLDEPTSMLDPEGKARVFGIVQKLKEALGVTVVLIEQEVDDILQLADRVFVMRSGKFALSGSPREVFSRVDELRAAGVRVPQMVEFGGLIGAKETPFTLDEAVSTVRRGAWTGRAVGAHGVRPHESAAPHESAAPSESAAPSESAARAEPSGPAAPAARGASAKPDKSDALETPAVQAIDVQYKYPMGAVALTGVNLVISQGDFVAIVGQNGAGKTTLTRHFNGLLKPTAGDVRVFGRSSREMHTTELCRVVGYVFQNPDEQLFCTSVEEELRFGPGNIGLDQKDTDQSVEEILADIGLAKYRDVWPKYLTKGERQRLALASVVAMNPKVLIVDEPTTGLDWVESIQILDYLSRLRTERGKTVIIITHDMNVVSLYARRVVVMANGKVVGDGSPREVFSQPDLMTLACLRRPPIADLSDALWGQVLLTPEEAADRLLSSSKATERCAESDC